From a region of the Thermomicrobium roseum DSM 5159 genome:
- a CDS encoding Hsp20/alpha crystallin family protein yields the protein MSITTWNPWRELETMRERVDRLFSELARWRGGEELGIPIDLQETDDALIVRASLPGFRPEDISVEIRQGVLTIRAETKEEREETKGTWHIRERRVGSAYRAITLPVPVREDEAQATYQHGVLEIRIPKAEAAERRRIPVQVRS from the coding sequence ATGAGCATCACAACGTGGAATCCCTGGCGCGAACTCGAGACGATGCGCGAACGGGTCGACCGCCTGTTCAGTGAACTCGCTCGTTGGCGAGGGGGCGAAGAACTCGGTATTCCTATCGATTTGCAGGAGACTGACGACGCACTCATCGTGCGAGCCTCGCTCCCCGGTTTTCGCCCGGAAGATATTTCAGTGGAAATTCGCCAAGGCGTCCTCACTATTCGAGCTGAAACGAAGGAAGAGCGCGAAGAGACAAAGGGAACCTGGCACATCCGCGAACGACGCGTCGGTAGTGCCTATCGGGCAATCACGCTCCCGGTTCCAGTTCGGGAAGACGAAGCACAGGCTACTTATCAGCACGGCGTACTCGAAATCCGGATCCCGAAGGCAGAGGCAGCCGAGCGCCGTCGTATTCCTGTCCAGGTTCGTTCCTGA
- the rpsI gene encoding 30S ribosomal protein S9, with protein MVETARASQPTGTKPQYYYGLGRRKTAVARVRLYPGSGQILINGRPASQYFGNRLLYRVMITEPLRLTGLQDHFDIRARVVGGGISGQAGAVRHGVARALLRFNPELRPVLKRAGLLTRDPRVKERMKPGLKRARKAPQYTKR; from the coding sequence GTGGTCGAAACGGCGCGCGCATCGCAGCCGACCGGTACCAAACCGCAGTATTACTACGGGCTCGGTCGACGAAAGACTGCTGTGGCGCGGGTTCGTCTTTATCCTGGCAGCGGACAAATTCTCATCAACGGTCGACCGGCTTCCCAGTACTTCGGCAATCGCCTGCTTTATCGCGTGATGATCACCGAGCCTCTGCGACTGACGGGATTGCAGGACCACTTCGACATTCGTGCACGGGTCGTTGGGGGAGGGATCTCCGGGCAAGCTGGTGCCGTACGTCACGGCGTTGCGCGAGCGCTTCTCCGCTTCAATCCCGAACTGCGACCCGTCCTGAAGCGTGCTGGGTTGCTCACGCGCGATCCGCGCGTCAAGGAGCGGATGAAGCCGGGACTCAAGCGGGCGCGCAAGGCACCGCAGTACACGAAGCGATAG
- the rsfS gene encoding ribosome silencing factor, whose translation MTQIHDPVRLTPQELARLAAETAADAMATDIQVLDLTRFTPFFDLFVVCTADNTRQLRALVTHLSEALDEAGATQLRVEGEPETGWVILDYGSVVIHLFTPDQRSYYRLEEHWASAPRVLVIQ comes from the coding sequence ATGACGCAGATCCACGATCCGGTGCGATTGACTCCCCAGGAACTCGCCCGTCTGGCGGCCGAGACAGCGGCCGACGCGATGGCAACGGATATTCAGGTGCTTGACCTCACGCGCTTCACCCCCTTTTTCGACCTCTTCGTCGTGTGCACTGCCGACAATACCCGACAGCTGCGCGCCCTCGTGACGCATCTCAGCGAGGCACTCGACGAGGCAGGCGCCACACAACTTCGTGTGGAAGGCGAGCCCGAGACAGGCTGGGTCATTCTCGACTATGGAAGCGTGGTCATTCATCTGTTCACGCCTGACCAGCGTTCCTATTATCGGCTCGAGGAACACTGGGCGAGCGCACCACGAGTCTTGGTGATCCAGTGA
- a CDS encoding sugar phosphate isomerase/epimerase family protein — protein MEILVSTGSLPWLPLSARLQLIREAGADGAELLLQRRPREREAETIREISRESGLPVRSLHSLLRLRSVSPDIQAVDVESSARLAAELPRCSILVVHPPIGAEREQWTTVMRRIERSRPEHLRIGLETPGQHRRGQRPAPFDNLEFLVRYAEEWDLGIVFDTAHAASLGWDLQAALALCLPRLVNVHLSDASDREWWIGFLNSIVRDHRCPGDGILPLRQLLQFLRDQGYRGFVTLELSPLALFSLRRGSIVRVLQKAIAFVCEAIGEPAPGRSSPGREPPTRRR, from the coding sequence ATGGAGATTCTCGTTTCGACAGGTTCACTGCCGTGGCTTCCTCTGTCCGCTCGTTTGCAGCTGATTCGCGAGGCAGGTGCTGACGGTGCCGAACTGCTTCTTCAGCGCCGTCCTCGCGAGCGGGAGGCTGAAACGATTCGGGAGATCAGCCGAGAGAGCGGTCTTCCGGTTCGTTCCCTCCATTCGCTGCTTCGCTTGCGCTCCGTATCACCCGATATCCAAGCAGTGGATGTTGAGAGTTCAGCCCGGCTCGCTGCCGAACTCCCTCGATGCTCGATCCTCGTCGTCCATCCTCCGATCGGCGCAGAACGCGAACAGTGGACGACAGTTATGAGGCGAATCGAGCGTTCACGCCCAGAGCATCTTCGGATCGGTCTCGAAACTCCGGGACAGCATCGGCGAGGCCAACGACCTGCTCCATTCGACAATTTGGAGTTTCTCGTGCGCTACGCGGAGGAATGGGATCTCGGCATTGTATTCGATACTGCACACGCAGCGAGCCTCGGATGGGATTTGCAAGCAGCCCTCGCACTTTGCTTGCCTCGACTCGTCAACGTCCACCTGAGCGATGCCAGTGACCGCGAATGGTGGATCGGTTTCCTCAACTCGATCGTCCGCGACCATCGCTGTCCGGGAGACGGAATCTTGCCCTTGCGTCAGCTTCTCCAATTTCTCCGCGACCAGGGATACCGCGGTTTCGTCACGCTCGAGCTGAGTCCGCTCGCGCTTTTCTCGCTTCGTCGCGGCTCGATCGTTCGTGTGCTCCAGAAAGCGATCGCCTTCGTCTGCGAAGCCATCGGAGAGCCGGCACCTGGCCGATCATCTCCCGGTCGCGAACCACCAACGAGAAGACGCTGA
- a CDS encoding TraR/DksA family transcriptional regulator, with product MTESSDREWIESMRRRLEQRREELESQRRQLLRMLADEGQSQAEEGTVATHLADAASDMVMAEYDQTMLRTLEEELHEVLAALERIDQGTYGICVDCKRPIERERLEAVPWAVRCVADQERFERELERARRLL from the coding sequence ATGACGGAATCGAGCGATCGCGAGTGGATCGAATCGATGCGCCGAAGACTCGAGCAGCGACGCGAGGAATTGGAGAGCCAGCGCCGCCAACTCCTCCGTATGCTGGCTGATGAGGGGCAGAGCCAAGCGGAGGAGGGGACAGTTGCCACCCACTTGGCGGACGCGGCGAGTGATATGGTGATGGCTGAGTACGATCAGACAATGCTCCGGACACTGGAAGAGGAGTTGCACGAGGTTCTCGCAGCGCTCGAGCGCATCGATCAGGGGACCTACGGCATCTGTGTCGATTGCAAACGGCCGATCGAGCGCGAGCGATTGGAAGCTGTGCCGTGGGCTGTTCGCTGCGTGGCTGATCAAGAGCGCTTCGAGCGTGAATTGGAGCGGGCCCGCAGACTACTATGA
- a CDS encoding nicotinate phosphoribosyltransferase, with translation MSPTRLEVALSTDLYELTMASSYHTLGHAGRAVFSLFVRKFPENRHFLVAAGIAELLERLVELRFEEEALRFLATLPGLRRSFVDSLVHFRFRGDIWAVQEGTVVFPDEPILEVEAPIDQAQIIETLVLNSVHYATLVATKAARCVLVAPGKTLVDFGLRRTPSLDAGLTAARAAYLAGFAATSNVLAGERYGIPVSGTVAHSYIESFPSELDAFRAFARTYPGDPILLIDTYDTLRGAEHAIIVARELTQEGRRVRAVRLDSGDLAELSRAVREILDRAGFRDIQIFASGGLDEYEIAELEAKRAPIDGYGVGSRLGTSADAPLADMAYKLVEYEGQPVLKLSTGKRTLVGAKQVWRRVGADGRYVEDLIALRDEPAPGPDWIPLLRPVMRDGEIVETSTLGQARAHHREEMQRFPEWMRSLRPVERYPVRLSQRLAQLQSEAERRVRSREGL, from the coding sequence ATGAGTCCGACGCGCCTCGAAGTCGCCCTTTCGACCGATCTCTATGAATTGACCATGGCGTCGAGCTATCACACGCTGGGTCATGCTGGCCGAGCGGTGTTCAGCCTTTTCGTGCGCAAGTTTCCCGAGAACCGTCACTTCCTCGTGGCTGCCGGAATCGCCGAATTATTGGAGCGCCTCGTCGAGCTTCGTTTCGAAGAGGAGGCGCTCCGCTTCTTGGCGACTCTTCCGGGATTACGGCGCAGCTTCGTCGACTCGCTTGTGCACTTTCGTTTTCGAGGCGATATCTGGGCAGTGCAGGAGGGGACGGTCGTCTTCCCTGACGAGCCGATCCTGGAGGTGGAGGCGCCGATCGATCAGGCGCAGATCATCGAGACGCTGGTGTTGAATTCCGTTCACTATGCGACGCTCGTCGCAACAAAAGCTGCTCGTTGTGTTCTGGTCGCTCCCGGCAAGACGCTAGTTGATTTCGGCTTGCGACGAACACCGAGTCTGGATGCTGGATTGACTGCAGCGCGAGCAGCCTATCTAGCCGGGTTTGCTGCAACAAGCAATGTCTTAGCCGGTGAACGGTATGGTATCCCGGTCAGCGGCACGGTCGCTCACTCGTACATCGAGTCGTTCCCGTCCGAACTGGATGCGTTCCGGGCTTTCGCCCGCACCTATCCTGGTGATCCGATACTTCTCATCGATACCTACGACACATTGCGCGGAGCCGAACATGCCATCATCGTCGCACGCGAACTCACGCAGGAGGGACGCCGTGTCCGAGCTGTCCGTTTGGACAGTGGGGATCTGGCTGAGCTGAGTCGCGCGGTTCGCGAGATTCTCGATCGTGCGGGATTCCGGGATATCCAGATTTTCGCCAGTGGGGGACTCGACGAGTACGAGATCGCTGAATTGGAAGCGAAGAGGGCTCCGATCGATGGCTATGGGGTAGGCTCCCGGTTGGGAACGTCCGCGGATGCCCCTCTCGCTGACATGGCCTATAAACTGGTCGAGTATGAAGGGCAGCCGGTGCTCAAATTGAGTACCGGTAAGCGAACACTGGTCGGTGCGAAGCAGGTCTGGCGTCGCGTGGGCGCAGATGGTCGTTATGTCGAGGACCTGATCGCGCTGCGTGACGAACCAGCTCCAGGTCCCGACTGGATACCGTTGTTACGCCCAGTGATGCGAGACGGTGAAATCGTCGAAACGTCGACGCTTGGGCAGGCGCGGGCTCACCATCGGGAGGAGATGCAGCGGTTCCCAGAATGGATGCGCTCACTGAGGCCGGTGGAACGGTATCCGGTACGGCTGAGTCAGCGACTGGCCCAGTTGCAGAGCGAGGCAGAACGACGAGTCCGTTCGCGTGAAGGGCTCTGA
- a CDS encoding P1 family peptidase translates to MTAPRSVPGFSLGHWTHPSGRTGCTVILAERPALAACDVRGGAPGTRETELMRPGSLVRHVDAVLLTGGSAFGLAAAEGVVRWLHEHGRGFPTEVAPVPIVAAAVLYDLTGPEVLFADASAGYAACAAAIPEGWYSGRLGAGAGATVGKLLGRANASPTGLGSALLRVGAHVIGALAAVNAIGEIVDPATGVTRAGIRSQDGTWLESRRLILSGHSPASGLGTNTTLVVVATDHPIDHDALFRMTVAAHDAIARTIRPAHTIYDGDTVFVLASAETNKLDPAEVLRICTATEIVVEQAILASIPQ, encoded by the coding sequence GTGACAGCACCGCGCTCCGTGCCCGGCTTCTCTCTCGGTCACTGGACGCATCCCTCGGGACGGACCGGTTGTACGGTGATCCTCGCCGAGCGTCCTGCGCTCGCTGCTTGCGATGTTCGGGGTGGTGCGCCAGGAACACGCGAAACCGAACTCATGAGGCCCGGTAGCCTCGTCCGCCACGTCGACGCGGTCTTGCTGACAGGCGGCAGCGCATTTGGGCTGGCGGCTGCCGAGGGCGTCGTCCGGTGGCTACACGAGCACGGTCGCGGCTTTCCGACCGAGGTCGCACCCGTGCCGATCGTTGCCGCTGCCGTCCTCTACGACCTGACAGGTCCAGAAGTACTCTTTGCCGATGCGAGCGCTGGTTACGCAGCGTGTGCTGCTGCGATTCCGGAGGGCTGGTACTCGGGACGCTTGGGAGCAGGCGCCGGAGCGACCGTGGGGAAATTACTCGGCCGTGCCAATGCCAGTCCCACCGGGCTCGGGAGTGCACTCCTCCGAGTCGGAGCGCACGTCATCGGTGCCTTGGCCGCAGTCAATGCGATCGGTGAGATCGTCGACCCGGCGACTGGAGTAACGCGTGCCGGTATCCGCAGTCAGGACGGTACCTGGCTCGAAAGTCGCAGGCTGATCCTGTCCGGTCATTCACCGGCCTCGGGACTCGGTACGAACACGACACTCGTCGTCGTTGCCACGGACCATCCGATCGACCATGACGCCCTCTTCCGCATGACTGTCGCCGCCCATGATGCGATCGCTCGAACCATTCGACCTGCGCACACGATCTACGATGGTGATACGGTTTTCGTACTCGCGAGTGCGGAGACGAACAAGCTCGATCCAGCGGAAGTCCTGCGCATTTGCACGGCGACCGAAATTGTTGTCGAACAGGCGATTCTGGCTAGTATCCCGCAATGA
- a CDS encoding glycosyltransferase, protein MLHRVRLAPVTIESYREFVPTEQIDELIRLGNRLRGLRVAHINATPYGGGVSELLRSSVALEIALGLSVDWLVIAGDSRFFEVTKALHNGLQGAPFVASADAEEVYLINNRANAAGLSAEYDVIVVHDPQPAALRAFAPTAATRWVWRCHIDTSQPYPAAETFLLPWLEGYDGYVFTMREFVLPALRDRTVDIFPPGIDPLSPKNLPLPATLRRRILDWYGVVASRPLVVQVSRFDPWKDPFGVIRVFRRVRDAMPGVQLALLGSMALDDPEGWRLYDRIREEAEKDPDILVGTNVAGISYVEVNAFQHSAWVVVQKSIREGFGLVVSEAMWKETPVVAGRSGGIVLQMADGEGGFLVDPLDEDAFVERVLELLRDRELARVVGQRGRARVRENFLVTRYVRDELRLFERLVERQAVHAEKG, encoded by the coding sequence ATGCTGCACCGCGTGCGGCTCGCTCCGGTCACGATCGAGTCATATCGGGAGTTTGTGCCGACCGAGCAAATCGATGAACTGATCCGTCTCGGTAATCGATTGCGTGGGCTTCGGGTGGCGCACATCAATGCGACACCATATGGCGGTGGCGTCTCGGAATTGTTGCGCTCGAGTGTCGCGTTGGAAATCGCTCTCGGACTGTCGGTCGACTGGCTCGTCATCGCGGGTGACAGCCGGTTTTTCGAGGTTACGAAAGCACTTCATAACGGTCTACAAGGTGCTCCGTTCGTGGCTTCTGCCGACGCAGAAGAAGTGTATCTCATCAACAACCGGGCGAATGCGGCGGGGCTATCGGCTGAATACGATGTGATCGTCGTGCATGATCCGCAGCCAGCAGCGCTGCGAGCATTCGCTCCCACGGCGGCGACGCGATGGGTTTGGCGGTGTCATATCGACACATCACAGCCGTATCCGGCCGCAGAGACATTTCTCCTGCCGTGGCTCGAGGGCTACGACGGGTACGTCTTCACGATGCGCGAGTTCGTCTTGCCGGCCCTCAGGGACCGTACTGTCGACATTTTCCCGCCTGGAATCGATCCGTTGAGCCCGAAGAACCTTCCACTGCCAGCCACGCTGAGGCGGCGCATCCTGGATTGGTACGGCGTCGTGGCGTCTCGACCGTTGGTCGTTCAGGTTTCCCGCTTCGATCCTTGGAAGGATCCGTTCGGGGTGATCCGGGTGTTCCGGCGCGTGCGCGATGCGATGCCGGGTGTCCAACTGGCGCTTCTGGGATCCATGGCGCTCGACGATCCCGAAGGTTGGCGCTTATACGATCGAATCCGCGAGGAAGCGGAGAAGGACCCGGACATTCTGGTCGGAACGAATGTGGCCGGGATCAGTTATGTCGAAGTCAATGCTTTCCAGCACTCGGCGTGGGTCGTGGTACAAAAGTCGATTCGTGAGGGATTTGGACTGGTCGTCAGCGAAGCGATGTGGAAAGAAACCCCAGTGGTCGCTGGCCGCAGCGGCGGGATCGTACTGCAAATGGCAGACGGAGAAGGAGGCTTCCTAGTCGATCCGCTCGACGAGGATGCTTTCGTCGAGCGAGTGCTCGAGCTTCTTCGTGATCGCGAACTGGCACGAGTCGTTGGCCAGCGAGGCCGGGCGCGCGTTCGAGAGAACTTTTTGGTGACCCGATACGTCCGCGATGAGCTCCGGCTCTTCGAGCGACTGGTCGAGCGACAGGCAGTCCATGCCGAGAAAGGATGA
- a CDS encoding adenosylcobalamin-dependent ribonucleoside-diphosphate reductase: MPLELSDSARSLLRLRYLRRDEEGRIIETEEELFWRVARAVAAAEDAFPRGPRSAEIAEKFYELMTTLRFLPNTPALINAGTQLGQLFACFVIPVPDSLDGIFGAVRDAAKIQQTGGGTGFSFSHLRPRGDLVRSTRRPSSGAVSFIRIFDVASDVIATESVRGGANMAVLRCDHPDVREFIDAKRNPALFSRFNFSVLVTDDFLRAAIERREIALINPRTGLPFAQANAGELFDAMVDAAWEVGDPGLLFYDRIQRDNAVPALGPLEATNPCGEVPLHPWEACVLGSLNLRAFIVERGDRAFLDEAGLQESARLALRFLDNMVEVSRYPKVEIETICRANRKVGLGIMGFADLLLALRIPYGSDESVAVADRVMGLVQAAAVEASRRLAEERGPFPNFPISRYAARGEPPRRNATVTTVAPTGSISIIAGCSSGIEPLYALAYRHVGEFVGIVEPHPLLLRELSRIGKYDPALLHEIEVTGRIGHRTDLPEELRRLFRVATEISPEEHIRVQAAVQRHVENAVSKTINLPYEATRDDVRRAFLLAHELGCKGVTVYREGAPRGQVLQVLGHCLSCVGEDVIPEDRTRY, from the coding sequence ATGCCGCTGGAGTTGAGCGATTCTGCTCGATCGTTGCTTCGCCTCCGCTATCTCCGTCGGGACGAAGAGGGCCGGATCATCGAGACCGAGGAAGAGCTTTTTTGGCGCGTCGCACGAGCGGTCGCTGCTGCAGAGGATGCCTTTCCGCGAGGCCCACGCAGTGCGGAGATTGCCGAAAAGTTCTACGAACTGATGACGACCCTACGCTTTCTTCCTAATACTCCAGCACTGATCAACGCGGGAACGCAGCTCGGGCAACTCTTCGCCTGTTTCGTCATACCGGTTCCTGATTCCTTGGATGGAATCTTCGGGGCGGTGCGGGATGCTGCAAAGATTCAGCAGACCGGTGGCGGGACAGGATTTTCCTTTTCTCATCTTCGACCGCGCGGCGACCTTGTCCGTTCGACTCGCCGTCCGTCGTCGGGAGCGGTTTCCTTCATTCGCATTTTCGATGTCGCGAGTGACGTGATCGCGACCGAAAGTGTTCGTGGCGGGGCGAACATGGCCGTCTTGCGCTGTGATCACCCTGACGTGCGCGAGTTCATCGATGCCAAACGGAATCCCGCTCTCTTCTCGCGCTTCAATTTTTCCGTTCTGGTAACCGATGACTTTCTGCGGGCAGCCATTGAGCGACGCGAGATCGCTTTGATCAATCCTCGAACGGGACTTCCCTTCGCGCAAGCGAATGCTGGTGAGTTGTTCGATGCCATGGTCGACGCAGCATGGGAGGTCGGTGATCCTGGCCTACTCTTTTACGACCGAATCCAGCGCGATAACGCGGTGCCGGCGCTCGGACCGTTGGAAGCGACCAACCCTTGCGGAGAAGTACCCCTGCACCCATGGGAAGCGTGCGTTCTCGGGTCCTTGAATTTGCGTGCGTTCATTGTCGAACGCGGTGATCGAGCTTTTCTCGACGAAGCAGGTCTGCAGGAGTCAGCTCGGCTGGCTCTTCGCTTCCTGGACAATATGGTGGAGGTATCCCGTTACCCGAAGGTGGAAATCGAGACGATCTGTCGGGCGAATCGAAAAGTGGGACTCGGCATCATGGGATTCGCTGACCTGCTGTTGGCACTCCGCATTCCGTATGGGTCAGACGAATCCGTTGCGGTGGCTGATCGAGTGATGGGTTTGGTGCAGGCTGCTGCGGTCGAGGCGAGTCGTCGATTGGCTGAGGAGCGCGGACCGTTTCCGAATTTTCCGATCAGCCGTTATGCTGCTCGTGGGGAACCACCACGACGCAATGCCACCGTTACGACTGTCGCGCCGACGGGAAGCATCAGCATCATCGCTGGATGCAGTAGTGGGATCGAGCCACTGTATGCGCTGGCGTACCGTCATGTCGGCGAGTTCGTGGGCATAGTCGAGCCGCATCCGCTCCTCTTGCGCGAACTGAGTCGGATCGGGAAGTACGATCCAGCACTGCTCCACGAGATCGAAGTCACTGGACGGATCGGTCATCGCACCGATTTGCCGGAGGAGCTCCGGCGACTCTTCCGTGTTGCGACAGAAATCAGCCCGGAAGAGCATATCAGAGTGCAGGCCGCGGTGCAGCGCCACGTCGAGAACGCCGTCAGCAAGACGATCAATCTCCCGTACGAGGCAACACGCGATGACGTCCGCCGAGCATTCCTGCTCGCGCATGAGCTGGGTTGCAAGGGTGTGACAGTCTATCGCGAAGGTGCACCGCGAGGTCAGGTCCTCCAGGTTCTCGGGCACTGTTTGAGCTGCGTCGGTGAAGATGTGATTCCAGAAGACCGAACTCGCTATTGA
- the rplM gene encoding 50S ribosomal protein L13 → MQRTYMAKPGEVERKWWVVDAEGKRLGRLASQIAAILRGKHKPQYTPHADVGDFVIVINAEKVRLAGTKERDKVYWRHSQYPGGLKLISFRDMIAKHPTRPIELAVRRMLPKGPMGRQLFRKLKVYAGPNHPHGAQKPEILHLEG, encoded by the coding sequence CTGCAGCGAACCTATATGGCCAAACCAGGAGAAGTCGAGCGGAAGTGGTGGGTTGTCGACGCGGAAGGAAAGCGACTCGGTCGCCTGGCGAGTCAAATCGCGGCGATCCTCCGCGGCAAGCACAAGCCACAGTACACACCGCATGCCGACGTGGGCGACTTCGTGATCGTCATCAATGCGGAAAAGGTGCGTCTGGCTGGAACGAAGGAGCGCGACAAAGTCTACTGGCGACATTCGCAGTATCCGGGCGGGCTCAAGTTGATCAGCTTCCGAGACATGATCGCGAAGCATCCGACACGACCGATCGAGCTCGCCGTACGGCGCATGTTGCCGAAGGGGCCGATGGGCCGTCAGCTGTTCCGTAAACTCAAGGTGTACGCGGGGCCCAATCATCCGCACGGGGCTCAAAAGCCGGAAATCCTCCATTTGGAGGGCTGA
- a CDS encoding MBL fold metallo-hydrolase — MKVTVLGGSAAAPNPGQGCSGYLLECGRTSLLVDCGPGILPSLLRYRRLDNLDAIVLSHLHQDHVLDIVPMRYALKYAPALHRRRIPLWVPPGGSLFLQRLAQVLALGSEAADSFFAETFEIAEFDPQSVLEVPGWEIRFHPTRHWIPCWALRVTCPHATVVYTADTGWDDTLPSFAHGADLLIAEATLPVESEPDARSGHLTASDAAVLAALADVHVLLLTHYWEPLDEANTRALVHRSFSGSVLIARTGLIVDLGPKGETQ; from the coding sequence GTGAAAGTAACCGTACTAGGCGGCAGTGCCGCTGCCCCCAATCCGGGACAAGGTTGCAGCGGATATCTTCTCGAGTGCGGAAGAACGAGCCTGCTCGTCGATTGCGGTCCCGGGATCTTACCGTCATTGCTCCGCTACCGACGCTTGGACAATCTCGATGCAATCGTGCTTTCACATCTCCATCAGGATCACGTGTTGGACATCGTTCCCATGCGGTACGCGCTGAAATACGCACCCGCGTTGCACCGGCGCCGCATACCACTCTGGGTACCACCGGGAGGATCGCTCTTTCTCCAACGCCTGGCTCAGGTTCTGGCGCTCGGCAGCGAAGCTGCTGATTCCTTCTTCGCCGAAACGTTCGAGATCGCCGAATTCGATCCCCAGTCCGTGCTCGAAGTCCCCGGCTGGGAAATCCGTTTCCATCCGACCCGGCACTGGATCCCATGTTGGGCTCTACGCGTTACGTGCCCCCACGCAACGGTCGTCTATACAGCCGATACCGGATGGGACGACACGCTCCCATCGTTTGCCCACGGAGCTGACTTACTGATCGCAGAAGCAACCTTGCCAGTCGAGAGCGAACCTGATGCACGAAGCGGTCATCTGACCGCATCGGATGCAGCAGTGCTCGCAGCGCTTGCTGATGTGCACGTGCTCCTCTTGACACACTATTGGGAACCGTTGGATGAGGCAAATACTCGGGCACTCGTCCATCGATCGTTTTCTGGTTCGGTACTGATCGCTCGAACTGGGTTGATCGTCGATCTCGGACCGAAAGGAGAGACGCAGTGA
- a CDS encoding RNA polymerase sigma factor, with protein sequence MSTTGWMDTERHRLLARLREHLETIAQQDRGLESVSRREWLAQQLAEQYRPLRRFVRREIGRFVAFGVIPSGVLDEQDVTDAVLLRAIQHWREAPERGLYRWLRRTARRVVRQLVEQERRRLEHERSLEEPVGYQGDEWPDQVVRLIDVLADPTADIPEDVVLAEETQQILDEALERLPESWREIFLLKVDGWSDEQIALAEGVPVERVPRIIEASRQFLADLLRERRQDLEA encoded by the coding sequence ATGAGTACGACAGGATGGATGGACACGGAACGACATCGATTGCTCGCTCGGCTGCGCGAGCATCTCGAGACCATCGCTCAGCAGGATCGTGGACTGGAAAGTGTGTCGCGACGGGAATGGCTGGCTCAGCAGCTCGCCGAACAGTACCGGCCATTGCGGCGATTCGTGCGGCGAGAAATTGGCCGCTTCGTCGCTTTCGGGGTCATTCCGTCGGGTGTCCTCGATGAACAGGATGTGACCGATGCAGTGCTCCTCCGAGCGATCCAGCATTGGCGTGAGGCGCCTGAGCGCGGACTCTACCGATGGCTTCGGCGGACAGCTCGCCGGGTGGTGCGCCAACTCGTCGAGCAGGAGCGACGCCGGCTCGAGCACGAGCGATCACTCGAAGAGCCGGTCGGATATCAGGGGGATGAATGGCCCGACCAAGTTGTCCGCCTCATCGATGTTTTAGCTGATCCGACCGCTGACATTCCCGAAGACGTTGTCCTCGCGGAGGAAACGCAACAGATTCTGGACGAGGCACTGGAGCGTCTACCCGAAAGCTGGCGCGAGATCTTCCTCTTGAAGGTCGATGGCTGGTCGGACGAACAAATCGCGCTCGCCGAAGGGGTACCAGTCGAGCGGGTTCCGCGGATCATCGAGGCCAGTCGCCAGTTCCTGGCCGATCTTCTCCGCGAGCGCCGGCAGGACCTGGAAGCGTAG
- a CDS encoding HPF/RaiA family ribosome-associated protein: MRIRYHDLGVSQDKVNHIVEREIRVLEKKLADLEDDLKLLDITVEHLQRSDTYVAKLHLRIPGPDIVAKGEGQNPAQALRDAFDDLYDELDRQLAKWRNEPFIRRARIHPGLARPPIAPVEEESASEGEESTPERER; this comes from the coding sequence ATGCGGATCCGTTATCACGATCTGGGCGTGAGTCAGGACAAGGTGAACCACATCGTCGAGCGGGAAATACGGGTCTTGGAGAAGAAGCTCGCTGACTTGGAGGACGACCTCAAGTTGCTCGATATCACGGTCGAGCATTTGCAGCGGAGCGATACCTACGTTGCCAAGTTGCATCTTCGGATCCCTGGGCCAGACATCGTGGCGAAGGGAGAGGGGCAAAATCCGGCACAGGCCCTGCGGGATGCTTTTGATGACCTGTACGATGAGCTGGATCGACAACTGGCGAAGTGGCGGAATGAGCCCTTCATCCGCCGCGCCCGTATCCACCCGGGCTTGGCACGGCCGCCGATCGCACCGGTCGAAGAGGAAAGTGCCAGTGAAGGGGAAGAATCGACGCCGGAGCGTGAGCGATGA